A window of Streptomyces sp. NBC_01224 genomic DNA:
GGACGAGGAGCCCGAACTCGCCGGTCTCGATCTTTCCGACCTGACCGAACCCGCCCGGTACACCGGCTGCGCAGGCGTCCTCACCGACCGTGCGCTGGACCGCGGATGACCGCACTCGCCGTCCGCTTCCCGGTGGCGCCGCTCATTCGCCACACCTGTCAACGAGGGACGCCGTCCCCGCGGATCCGGGCATGGACGTGCATGTCGTGCCAGCCGTCGGCATGCAGATGGCCCCGGCGTCTGGTGCCCTCCAGGGCGAAGCCCGCTTTGGCCGCCACTCGGCAGGACGCCTCGTTCAGCACGGAGTGGGGGAGTTCGAGGCGCTCGAACCCGATCTCGTCGAAGGCCCAGCGCGCCAGCACCGAGACGGCTCGGGACGCGATGCCGCGTCCACGGACGGCCGGCAGCGTCCAGTAGGCACATTCGGCGTGACCGATGGCCGGCGTCAGGGAGCGGAGCGCGACCCGGCCGAGCACTTCCTCGGCTCCGCCGGCCGCGCTTGCGGGGCGGACGACGGCCCAGTGGGCTCCGGTCTCGCGGTACCAGGCGCTCTGCCACTGGTCGATCCAGTCGCGCGCCTCGTCCTCGGAGTCGGCCCGGCGCAGATGCCAGCGCTGGATGACCGGGTCGGCGAAGGCGGCGAGAACGGCCGGCGCGTCCGCGTACCGCCACGGCCGCAGGAGCAGGTCGTCGGCGACGGGCAGAGCGGGTTGTACGGAGTCCGCGAGGCGCCCCGGAGGGATATGGGGCGGCACCAAGTACGGCATGGGCGCATCATCGCACGGGGCGGAACCCGTTCCGGCGGTACACGGGAGCCCCCTTGCGCGGGAGATCGCGCAAAGGCGGCCGCATCCCGTACTTCCACAGCCTGCACCCCTCGTTGAAACTTCACACACCACGTACGATGGCGGGGATGAACAGGCTGAGCGAACGGACGCACCGACGACGGCAGAGCGCCCACGCGTCGGCCGTTCTCGGCTGGCTGTTCGTACTGCTCGCCATGGTCTCGTGCTGTTCGGTCGCGGCCGCGGACTCGCCCGCGCACCGGATGGCACCCCCGGGCTCGGCCTCGCACCAGTCCGGTACCCGTACCGCAACCGCCGCCCGGGCCATGACGCCCGCGCATCCCGCGATCGTACGGACCGTAGTGGCCGATGCCCCTGAGGGCCGGGGCATGGGCAGTTCCTGCCACGGAACCTCCGAGCATGCGACACCCGTCGTACTGCCCACCCAGAGCGCACCCGTGGCGCTTCCCGGCGTGAC
This region includes:
- a CDS encoding GNAT family N-acetyltransferase; the protein is MPYLVPPHIPPGRLADSVQPALPVADDLLLRPWRYADAPAVLAAFADPVIQRWHLRRADSEDEARDWIDQWQSAWYRETGAHWAVVRPASAAGGAEEVLGRVALRSLTPAIGHAECAYWTLPAVRGRGIASRAVSVLARWAFDEIGFERLELPHSVLNEASCRVAAKAGFALEGTRRRGHLHADGWHDMHVHARIRGDGVPR